One genomic segment of Rhinolophus sinicus isolate RSC01 linkage group LG11, ASM3656204v1, whole genome shotgun sequence includes these proteins:
- the GARIN1B gene encoding Golgi-associated RAB2 interactor protein 1B isoform X1, whose amino-acid sequence MSSVPHGKTWWNSKKTVKVTRSYPTFPALNAWKEFRGLMPVDGEPNPGVDLGVEEGLLCQMVHSPEFNLFPDSAVFESNFVQVKKGRNWVDIYKASNTMALGVTSSVPCLPLPNILLVAHVKWHQGQSQTWNRPSEAPNIILKRILPLKFVELQVCDRLQRILQLRTVTEKIYYLRLHPDHPETVFHFWIRLVQILQKGLSITTKDPRILVTHCLVPKNTCSPAGDSKLVEEKLQASQPSESLMRLMAVGESEALSQIFADLHQHELFRSSKKTKAKKDTSEKSTPREDSIPCTRDLSWRASFTYGEWERENPSGPQPLSLLSTLAASTGLQLASFIGNSM is encoded by the exons ATGTCATCAGTTCCACATGGAAAGACTTGGTGGAACTCGAAGAAGACAGTAAAAGTCACAAGATCCTATCCAACCTTCCCTGCCCTGAATGCCTGGAAAGAATTCAGGGGCCTCATGCCTGTGGATGGGGAACCAAACCCTGGAGTGGACCTGGGTGTGGAGGAGGGACTGCTCTGCCAGATGGTTCACTCTCCGGAATTCAACCTGTTTCCCGACTCAGCGGTGTTTGAAAGCAACTTTGTCCAG GTCAAAAAGGGCAGGAACTGGGTGGACATCTACAAAGCCTCCAACACCATGGCCCTCGGGGTAACCTCCTCCGtgccctgcctgccccttccCAACATCCTCCTGGTGGCCCACGTCAAATGGCACCAGGGGCAGAGCCAGACATGGAACAGACCATCTGAAGCCCCAAACATCATCCTGAAGAG GATTCTCCCACTGAAGTTCGTGGAGCTCCAGGTCTGTGACCGCCTTCAACGCATCCTGCAGTTGAGGACAGTGACTGAGAAGATCTATTACCTAAGGCTCCACCCTGACCATCCCGAGACTGTCTTCCACTTCTGGATCCGACTGGTTCAAATTCTGCAGAAGGGCCTGTCCATCACCACCAAAGACCCTCGGATTCTTGTCACCCACTGTCTGGTACCCAAGAACACCTGCAGCCCCGCCGGAGACTCTAAG TTAGTAGAGGAGAAACTCCAAGCCTCTCAGCCCAGCGAGAGCCTCATGCGGCTGATGGCCGTGGGGGAGAGTGAGGCCCTGTCGCAGATTTTTGCCGACTTGCACCAGCACGAGCTCTTCAG GAGCAGCAAAAAGACCAAGGCCAAAAAGGACACCTCAG AAAAAAGCACTCCCAGGGAAGACAGCATCCCATGTACCCGCGACCTCAGTTGGAGGGCTTCCTTCACCTATGGAGAGTGGGAAAGAGAGAACCCCTCTGGGCCGCAACCCCTCTCACTCCTCAGCACTCTGGCAGCTTCCACAGGACTACAGCTGGCCTCGTTCATAG GAAATTCTATGTGA
- the GARIN1B gene encoding Golgi-associated RAB2 interactor protein 1B isoform X2, whose protein sequence is MSSVPHGKTWWNSKKTVKVTRSYPTFPALNAWKEFRGLMPVDGEPNPGVDLGVEEGLLCQMVHSPEFNLFPDSAVFESNFVQVKKGRNWVDIYKASNTMALGVTSSVPCLPLPNILLVAHVKWHQGQSQTWNRPSEAPNIILKRILPLKFVELQVCDRLQRILQLRTVTEKIYYLRLHPDHPETVFHFWIRLVQILQKGLSITTKDPRILVTHCLVPKNTCSPAGDSKLVEEKLQASQPSESLMRLMAVGESEALSQIFADLHQHELFRKKHSQGRQHPMYPRPQLEGFLHLWRVGKREPLWAATPLTPQHSGSFHRTTAGLVHRKFYVSRPFTLGRN, encoded by the exons ATGTCATCAGTTCCACATGGAAAGACTTGGTGGAACTCGAAGAAGACAGTAAAAGTCACAAGATCCTATCCAACCTTCCCTGCCCTGAATGCCTGGAAAGAATTCAGGGGCCTCATGCCTGTGGATGGGGAACCAAACCCTGGAGTGGACCTGGGTGTGGAGGAGGGACTGCTCTGCCAGATGGTTCACTCTCCGGAATTCAACCTGTTTCCCGACTCAGCGGTGTTTGAAAGCAACTTTGTCCAG GTCAAAAAGGGCAGGAACTGGGTGGACATCTACAAAGCCTCCAACACCATGGCCCTCGGGGTAACCTCCTCCGtgccctgcctgccccttccCAACATCCTCCTGGTGGCCCACGTCAAATGGCACCAGGGGCAGAGCCAGACATGGAACAGACCATCTGAAGCCCCAAACATCATCCTGAAGAG GATTCTCCCACTGAAGTTCGTGGAGCTCCAGGTCTGTGACCGCCTTCAACGCATCCTGCAGTTGAGGACAGTGACTGAGAAGATCTATTACCTAAGGCTCCACCCTGACCATCCCGAGACTGTCTTCCACTTCTGGATCCGACTGGTTCAAATTCTGCAGAAGGGCCTGTCCATCACCACCAAAGACCCTCGGATTCTTGTCACCCACTGTCTGGTACCCAAGAACACCTGCAGCCCCGCCGGAGACTCTAAG TTAGTAGAGGAGAAACTCCAAGCCTCTCAGCCCAGCGAGAGCCTCATGCGGCTGATGGCCGTGGGGGAGAGTGAGGCCCTGTCGCAGATTTTTGCCGACTTGCACCAGCACGAGCTCTTCAG AAAAAAGCACTCCCAGGGAAGACAGCATCCCATGTACCCGCGACCTCAGTTGGAGGGCTTCCTTCACCTATGGAGAGTGGGAAAGAGAGAACCCCTCTGGGCCGCAACCCCTCTCACTCCTCAGCACTCTGGCAGCTTCCACAGGACTACAGCTGGCCTCGTTCATAG GAAATTCTATGTGAGCCGTCCTTTCACACTGGGGAGAAACTAA